One genomic region from Streptomyces sp. NBC_00457 encodes:
- the rsfS gene encoding ribosome silencing factor, producing the protein MTATDRSTELINTAAQAAADKLAHDIIAYDVSDVLSITDAFLLASAPNDRQVKSIVDEIEERLQKELGAKPVRREGDREARWVLLDYVDIVVHVQHSEERVFYALERLWKDCPELELPADAKATRGKAAEHAKLQAEEDAAEFGGLR; encoded by the coding sequence GTGACCGCGACTGACCGCTCCACCGAGCTCATCAACACCGCCGCGCAGGCGGCCGCAGACAAGCTCGCCCACGACATCATCGCCTACGACGTCAGCGATGTGCTGTCGATCACGGACGCCTTCCTGCTGGCCTCCGCGCCCAACGACCGCCAGGTCAAGTCGATCGTCGACGAGATCGAGGAGCGCCTGCAGAAGGAGCTCGGCGCCAAACCGGTGCGCCGGGAGGGCGACCGCGAGGCCCGCTGGGTGCTGCTCGACTACGTCGACATCGTCGTCCACGTCCAGCACAGCGAGGAGCGGGTCTTCTACGCCCTGGAGCGGCTCTGGAAGGACTGCCCCGAGCTCGAGCTGCCCGCCGACGCCAAGGCCACCCGGGGCAAGGCCGCCGAGCACGCCAAGCTGCAGGCCGAGGAGGACGCCGCCGAGTTCGGAGGGCTGCGGTGA
- a CDS encoding histidine phosphatase family protein, with amino-acid sequence MSAPVGSRPGRGRRVILWRHGQTAWNVERRFQGTTDVDLTEAGLAQARRAARLLASLQPAAIVASDLKRAALTAAELSVLTGLEVTHEEGLRETYAGVWQGLTHEEIIARHGEEYAAWKRGEPVRRGGGELETEVADRAAPVVLRHAEKLPDDGTLVVVSHGGTIRTTIGRLLGLEAHHWESLGGLSNCCWSVLGEGARGWRLLEHNAGTLPEPVLGDDD; translated from the coding sequence GTGAGCGCCCCCGTCGGCTCGAGGCCGGGCCGGGGCCGCCGCGTCATCCTGTGGCGGCACGGCCAGACCGCGTGGAACGTGGAGCGCCGTTTCCAGGGCACCACCGACGTCGACCTGACCGAGGCCGGCCTCGCCCAGGCCCGCCGCGCCGCCCGGCTGCTGGCCTCCCTGCAGCCCGCCGCGATCGTCGCCTCGGACCTGAAGCGGGCCGCCCTCACGGCCGCCGAGCTCTCCGTGCTCACCGGCCTGGAGGTGACCCACGAGGAGGGGCTGCGCGAGACCTACGCGGGCGTCTGGCAGGGGCTGACGCACGAGGAGATCATCGCCCGGCACGGCGAGGAGTACGCCGCGTGGAAGCGCGGTGAGCCGGTGCGCCGCGGTGGCGGCGAACTGGAGACGGAGGTCGCCGACCGCGCCGCCCCCGTCGTGCTCCGGCACGCCGAGAAACTGCCCGACGACGGCACGCTCGTGGTGGTCAGCCACGGCGGCACGATCCGCACGACCATAGGCCGTCTCCTCGGCCTGGAGGCCCACCACTGGGAGAGCCTCGGCGGTCTGTCCAACTGCTGCTGGTCCGTCCTCGGCGAGGGCGCCCGCGGCTGGCGGCTGCTGGAGCACAACGCCGGGACGCTGCCGGAGCCGGTGCTCGGCGACGACGACTGA
- a CDS encoding NADH-ubiquinone oxidoreductase-F iron-sulfur binding region domain-containing protein: MNEALPDVPEVRVVGLPQLTSGFDLVERLDLPMHLKVHGPLEPMGGEQLAKLAENISLKGRGGAGFPFHKKLRSVAEAAIKRGVRPVVVVNGSEDEPACRKDTVLINRAPHLILDGALLCAEALGARTLVVGVTRESTQRSMEAALAERGLSNGRRSALRARVQRNPVRMVTGAAASLIRSIDGGPAIPPGRKVSASQNGVGGAPTLLSNAETFAQLAIAARIGPERYGNTGLYDEPGTVMLTVSGAVARPMVIEVPTGVPLRYVLQLAGAPPVPQGVLTGGYHGKWIDAATVNEAIVSRNSLDAVGGSLGAGAILPISQETCPLGESLRVAQWLAEESAGQCGPCYLGLPAAARGMEDILNGGGPAALEALKQVAKNVKRRGACSHPDGSAMFLESTVKAFTDDLAAHVLGNGCGRPVEGVLPLFEGGRTPTGLPGGGESEENGPSRQKIYVDWTLCRGHGLCADILPEVFELGADGFPTVAQAQVPRYAEAKAVRAVRRCPALALRIEEETQRDKAPARNLPVLSQGRGRRALGR, from the coding sequence GTGAACGAGGCCCTGCCCGACGTACCCGAAGTCCGCGTGGTCGGCCTTCCGCAGCTCACGTCTGGCTTCGACCTTGTCGAAAGACTTGATCTGCCCATGCACCTGAAGGTGCACGGGCCGCTTGAACCCATGGGCGGCGAGCAACTGGCCAAGCTCGCGGAGAACATCAGCCTCAAGGGCCGCGGCGGCGCGGGCTTCCCCTTCCACAAGAAGCTGCGCTCCGTCGCCGAGGCGGCGATCAAGCGCGGTGTGCGCCCGGTCGTCGTCGTCAACGGAAGCGAGGACGAACCGGCCTGCCGCAAGGACACGGTGCTCATCAACCGTGCCCCTCATCTGATCCTGGACGGCGCCTTGTTGTGCGCCGAGGCCCTGGGTGCCCGCACGCTCGTGGTGGGGGTCACCCGGGAGTCCACCCAGCGCTCCATGGAAGCCGCGCTCGCCGAACGCGGCCTGAGCAACGGCCGCAGGTCGGCGCTCCGCGCGCGCGTGCAGCGCAATCCCGTACGGATGGTCACCGGAGCGGCAGCGTCGCTGATCCGGTCCATCGACGGCGGCCCGGCGATCCCGCCCGGCCGCAAGGTCAGCGCCTCCCAGAACGGCGTCGGCGGCGCACCCACCCTGCTGTCCAACGCCGAGACGTTCGCCCAACTCGCCATCGCCGCCCGCATCGGCCCGGAGCGCTACGGCAACACCGGCCTGTACGACGAACCCGGCACGGTCATGCTCACGGTCTCCGGCGCGGTAGCCCGCCCCATGGTGATCGAGGTCCCCACCGGAGTGCCGCTGCGTTACGTCCTGCAGCTCGCCGGCGCCCCGCCGGTCCCGCAGGGCGTGCTGACCGGCGGCTACCACGGCAAGTGGATCGACGCCGCGACGGTCAACGAGGCGATCGTCTCGCGCAACTCGCTGGACGCGGTGGGCGGTTCGCTCGGCGCCGGCGCGATTCTGCCGATCAGCCAGGAGACCTGCCCGCTGGGCGAGTCGCTGCGCGTGGCCCAGTGGCTGGCCGAGGAGAGCGCGGGACAGTGCGGTCCCTGCTACCTCGGTCTGCCGGCCGCGGCGCGCGGCATGGAGGACATCCTCAACGGCGGCGGTCCGGCCGCCCTGGAGGCCCTCAAGCAGGTCGCCAAGAACGTGAAGCGGCGCGGCGCGTGCTCCCACCCCGACGGCTCCGCGATGTTCCTCGAGTCGACCGTCAAGGCCTTCACCGACGACCTCGCGGCGCACGTCCTCGGAAACGGCTGCGGAAGGCCCGTGGAGGGCGTTCTGCCGCTCTTCGAGGGCGGCAGGACCCCGACGGGCCTCCCGGGCGGCGGCGAATCCGAGGAGAACGGCCCCAGCCGCCAGAAGATCTACGTCGACTGGACGCTCTGCCGCGGCCACGGCCTGTGCGCGGACATCCTCCCGGAGGTCTTCGAACTGGGCGCGGACGGCTTCCCGACCGTCGCGCAGGCACAGGTGCCGCGCTACGCGGAGGCCAAGGCGGTGCGTGCGGTGCGCCGTTGCCCGGCCCTGGCCCTGCGCATCGAGGAAGAGACCCAGCGCGACAAGGCGCCGGCCCGCAACCTCCCGGTCCTGTCCCAGGGCCGCGGACGCCGCGCGCTGGGCCGCTGA
- a CDS encoding cytochrome b/b6 domain-containing protein, producing MASAVFLLAIPLVVVYGGFWLQDFLNFGAGVLTLVLLTCSVIWGLVAQDRMILNTRQRIIAQGIHRVTAVGSIAFLLLHIGVKLALDHVGWIAVFIPFALVFSGGDEIQGGGVLIGLGTLAGQLMIFVGITGALRNQFAGAGPVAARWRAMHMLAYPAWCAALVHGLYAGRAVKSPIFTVMYALCVLGVMAALALRAAPRPVKRQIMDKAVALIGTEEKPGRENLEESRARVAGGATLPGYERADATGPQPRMTPGMAPPTAPLYEQPAPEPANGFAAAYRAVTPPRPQPQQSYAADQTARMDLPLDMQATEAIPRVDGGGSTSGSWPIPMPPPVGEAPPSAYDPLTDTGYNIPAYTNPDTGGYGQSDVYDTGETNTLYGTYSPDDTYNSGPANEPTPGDSYDFDSPGPGEPWNTPSGGYR from the coding sequence GTGGCATCGGCTGTCTTTCTGCTGGCCATACCCCTCGTCGTGGTGTACGGAGGCTTCTGGCTCCAGGACTTCCTCAACTTCGGGGCGGGTGTCTTGACGCTCGTCCTGCTCACCTGCTCCGTGATCTGGGGCCTCGTCGCCCAGGACCGGATGATCCTCAACACCAGGCAGCGGATCATCGCGCAGGGCATCCACCGGGTGACCGCCGTGGGCTCGATCGCGTTCCTGCTGCTGCACATCGGAGTCAAGCTGGCGCTGGACCACGTCGGCTGGATCGCCGTGTTCATCCCCTTCGCGCTGGTGTTCTCCGGCGGCGACGAAATCCAGGGCGGCGGCGTCCTCATCGGGCTCGGCACGCTGGCCGGTCAGCTCATGATCTTCGTGGGGATCACCGGCGCGCTGCGCAACCAGTTCGCGGGCGCGGGCCCGGTCGCCGCCCGCTGGCGGGCGATGCACATGCTGGCCTATCCGGCCTGGTGCGCCGCGCTGGTGCACGGCCTGTACGCGGGACGCGCGGTGAAGAGCCCGATCTTCACCGTCATGTACGCGCTCTGCGTGCTCGGCGTCATGGCGGCCCTCGCTCTGCGCGCGGCGCCGCGCCCGGTCAAGCGCCAGATCATGGACAAGGCCGTCGCGCTCATCGGCACCGAGGAGAAGCCGGGCCGCGAGAACCTGGAGGAGAGCCGCGCCCGGGTCGCGGGCGGCGCCACCCTGCCCGGCTACGAGCGGGCCGACGCGACGGGCCCCCAGCCGCGGATGACACCCGGCATGGCCCCCCCGACGGCGCCGCTGTACGAGCAGCCCGCCCCGGAGCCCGCGAACGGCTTCGCGGCCGCCTACCGCGCCGTCACGCCCCCGCGCCCTCAGCCCCAGCAGTCGTACGCGGCCGACCAGACCGCCCGCATGGATCTGCCGCTGGACATGCAGGCCACGGAGGCGATCCCGCGCGTCGACGGCGGCGGCAGCACCTCGGGCAGCTGGCCGATCCCGATGCCGCCGCCCGTCGGCGAGGCTCCCCCGTCGGCGTACGACCCACTCACCGACACGGGATACAACATCCCGGCCTATACCAATCCGGACACCGGCGGGTACGGCCAGAGTGATGTGTACGACACCGGTGAGACGAACACCCTCTATGGCACGTACTCCCCCGATGACACGTACAACAGCGGTCCCGCCAATGAACCAACGCCCGGCGATTCGTACGACTTCGACTCACCGGGCCCGGGCGAACCTTGGAACACGCCTTCCGGAGGCTATAGGTGA
- the leuS gene encoding leucine--tRNA ligase, whose product MSETNPAAAAEVAAPHRYTAALAAEIEARWQDFWDADGTYAAPNPKGDLAGDAELAAKPKKFIMDMFPYPSGAGLHVGHPLGYIATDVFARFQRMTGHNVLHTLGFDAFGLPAEQYAVQTGTHPRVSTEANIENMKIQLRRLGLGHDKRRSFATIDPDYYKWTQWIFLQIFNSWYDDEARRARPIADLVAQFESGERALPGGRSWNELSAVERADVLSEYRLAYASDAPVNWCPGLGTVLANEEVTADGRSERGNFPVFKAKLRQWNMRITAYADRLLDDLDALDWPEAIKLQQRNWIGRSEGARVDFPIDGERITVFTTRPDTLFGATYMVLAPEHPLVEKFTPQEWPEGTHQVWTGGHATPSEAVTAYRAQAASKSDVERQAEAKDKTGVFIGTYATNPVNGERIPVFIADYVLMGYGTGAIMAVPAHDGRDFEFARAFELPINCVVEPTDGRGTDTSAWDEAFVSYDAKIVNSTGDGVSLDGLGVVDAKARITEWLARKGIGEGTVNFRLRDWLFSRQRYWGEPFPIVYDEEGIAHALPESMLPLELPEVEDYSPRTFDPDDANTEPETPLSRNEDWVNVTLDLGDGRGPRTYRRETNTMPNWAGSCWYELRYLDPHNSEKLVDPEIEQYWMGPREGQPHGGVDLYVGGAEHAVLHLLYARFWSKVLHDLGHVSSAEPFHKLFNQGMIQAYVYRDSRGIAVPAAEVEERDGAYYYQGEKVSRLLGKMGKSLKNAVTPDEIAAEYGADTLRLYEMAMGPLDVSRPWDTRAVVGQFRLLQRLWRNIVDEATGELTVVDAEPEEGTLRALHKAIDGVRGDLEGLRFNTAIAKVTELNNYLTKASGAVPRSVAEPLVLLVAPLAPHIAEELWRKLGHEDSVVHQDFPVADPAYVVDETVTCVVQVKGKVKARLEVSPAISEEELEKVALADEKVVAALDGAGIRKVIVRAPKLVNIVPA is encoded by the coding sequence ATGAGCGAGACGAACCCCGCTGCCGCCGCCGAGGTGGCCGCGCCGCACCGCTACACCGCGGCCCTGGCCGCGGAGATCGAGGCACGCTGGCAGGACTTCTGGGACGCCGACGGCACGTACGCGGCGCCGAACCCCAAGGGCGACCTGGCGGGCGACGCCGAACTGGCCGCCAAGCCGAAGAAGTTCATCATGGACATGTTCCCGTACCCCTCCGGTGCGGGTCTGCACGTCGGTCACCCCCTGGGCTACATCGCCACCGATGTGTTCGCCCGGTTCCAGCGCATGACCGGCCACAACGTCCTGCACACCCTGGGCTTCGACGCCTTCGGCCTGCCCGCAGAGCAGTACGCCGTGCAGACCGGCACGCACCCGCGCGTGTCCACCGAGGCCAACATTGAGAACATGAAGATCCAGCTGCGCCGGCTGGGCCTGGGCCACGACAAGCGCCGGTCGTTCGCCACGATCGACCCGGACTACTACAAGTGGACCCAGTGGATCTTCCTGCAGATCTTCAACTCCTGGTACGACGACGAGGCGCGCAGGGCCCGCCCGATCGCGGACCTGGTCGCACAGTTCGAGAGCGGTGAGCGCGCGCTGCCCGGCGGGCGCTCCTGGAACGAGCTGAGCGCCGTCGAGCGCGCCGACGTCCTGAGCGAGTACCGCCTGGCGTACGCCTCGGACGCGCCCGTCAACTGGTGCCCCGGCCTGGGCACCGTACTGGCCAACGAGGAGGTCACCGCCGACGGCCGCTCCGAGCGCGGCAACTTCCCCGTCTTCAAGGCCAAGCTGCGTCAGTGGAACATGCGCATCACCGCCTACGCCGACCGGCTGCTGGACGACCTGGACGCGCTGGACTGGCCCGAGGCCATCAAGCTGCAGCAGCGCAACTGGATCGGCCGCTCCGAGGGCGCCCGCGTCGACTTCCCGATCGACGGCGAGCGCATCACCGTCTTCACCACGCGCCCCGACACCCTGTTCGGCGCGACCTACATGGTGCTGGCTCCCGAGCACCCGCTGGTCGAGAAGTTCACGCCCCAGGAGTGGCCCGAGGGCACGCACCAGGTGTGGACCGGCGGCCACGCGACCCCCTCCGAAGCCGTCACCGCATACCGCGCGCAGGCCGCCTCGAAGTCCGACGTCGAGCGGCAGGCCGAGGCCAAGGACAAGACCGGCGTCTTCATCGGCACGTACGCGACCAACCCGGTCAACGGCGAGCGGATCCCCGTCTTCATCGCCGACTACGTGCTGATGGGCTACGGCACCGGCGCGATCATGGCCGTACCGGCGCATGACGGCCGTGACTTCGAGTTCGCGCGCGCCTTCGAGCTGCCGATCAACTGCGTGGTCGAGCCGACGGACGGCCGCGGCACGGACACCTCCGCGTGGGACGAGGCCTTCGTGTCGTACGACGCGAAGATCGTCAACTCCACCGGTGACGGTGTCTCCCTGGACGGCCTGGGCGTTGTCGACGCCAAGGCACGCATCACCGAGTGGCTGGCGCGCAAGGGCATCGGCGAGGGCACGGTCAACTTCCGGCTGCGCGACTGGCTGTTCAGCCGCCAGCGCTACTGGGGCGAGCCCTTCCCGATCGTCTACGACGAGGAGGGCATCGCCCACGCGCTGCCCGAGTCGATGCTGCCGCTGGAGCTGCCGGAGGTCGAGGACTACTCGCCGCGCACCTTCGACCCGGACGACGCGAACACCGAGCCGGAGACCCCGCTGTCCCGCAACGAGGACTGGGTGAACGTCACCCTGGACCTGGGCGACGGCCGCGGCCCGCGCACCTACCGGCGTGAGACCAACACCATGCCCAACTGGGCCGGTTCCTGCTGGTACGAACTGCGCTACCTGGATCCGCACAACAGCGAGAAGCTGGTCGACCCGGAGATCGAGCAGTACTGGATGGGCCCGCGCGAGGGGCAGCCGCACGGCGGCGTCGACCTGTATGTGGGCGGCGCCGAGCACGCCGTACTGCACCTGCTGTACGCGCGCTTCTGGTCCAAGGTGCTGCACGACCTGGGGCATGTGTCGTCGGCCGAGCCGTTCCACAAGCTGTTCAACCAGGGCATGATCCAGGCCTACGTCTACCGCGACAGCCGTGGCATCGCGGTACCGGCCGCCGAGGTGGAGGAGCGCGACGGCGCGTACTACTACCAGGGCGAGAAGGTCTCCCGGCTGCTGGGCAAGATGGGCAAGTCCCTGAAGAACGCGGTCACTCCGGACGAGATCGCCGCGGAGTACGGCGCCGACACCCTGCGTCTGTACGAGATGGCGATGGGCCCGCTGGACGTCTCCCGGCCGTGGGACACGCGCGCGGTGGTGGGCCAGTTCCGGCTGCTGCAGCGGCTGTGGCGCAACATCGTCGACGAGGCGACCGGTGAGCTCACCGTCGTCGACGCGGAGCCCGAGGAGGGCACTCTGCGCGCCCTGCACAAGGCCATCGACGGGGTGCGCGGTGATCTGGAGGGCCTGCGGTTCAACACCGCCATCGCCAAGGTCACCGAGCTGAACAACTACCTGACCAAGGCCTCAGGTGCGGTGCCGCGGTCGGTCGCCGAGCCGCTGGTGCTGCTGGTCGCGCCGCTGGCCCCGCACATCGCCGAGGAGCTGTGGCGCAAGCTGGGCCATGAGGACTCGGTGGTGCACCAGGACTTCCCGGTCGCCGACCCGGCGTACGTCGTGGACGAGACCGTGACCTGCGTGGTCCAGGTCAAGGGCAAGGTCAAGGCCCGCCTGGAGGTCTCGCCGGCCATCTCCGAGGAGGAGCTGGAGAAGGTCGCGCTGGCGGACGAGAAGGTCGTCGCGGCGCTGGACGGCGCCGGGATCCGGAAGGTGATCGTGCGGGCGCCGAAGCTGGTGAACATCGTTCCCGCGTAG